Proteins encoded within one genomic window of Streptomyces kaniharaensis:
- a CDS encoding PadR family transcriptional regulator: MSPVFGHGRLRLYLLKLLDEAPRHGYEVIRLLEERFQGLYAPSAGTVYPRLAKLEQEGLVTHSTEGGRKVYRLTDAGRAELASRQGELDELEVEIHDSVAQLAGAIREDVRDSAKDLREELWNAAKTAPRPDRAEGGGDPWSGPWGDKDSWQRAKEEFAQFKRQAKEQAQRAKEQEKAAKAKTKAAEEEARRLREQSKAARTAAQQEALRIKRRVEQQVREHAAKGDWPTGLAEGLSELTKGLAGLADAARWGQPSDEPAPVEHVTVTRIDLDKEEPAAAPADLPPWTATDPAGDPARELERLLDRFRDQVRDAARDGGVSPERLAEARSVLGTAGERLKRLMA; this comes from the coding sequence ATGAGCCCCGTCTTCGGCCACGGCCGGCTCCGGCTCTACCTGCTGAAGCTGCTCGACGAGGCCCCGCGGCACGGATACGAGGTCATCCGCCTCCTGGAGGAGCGCTTCCAGGGCCTCTACGCGCCCTCGGCCGGCACGGTCTATCCCCGGCTCGCCAAGCTGGAGCAGGAGGGCCTCGTCACCCACAGCACCGAGGGCGGCCGCAAGGTGTACCGGCTCACCGATGCCGGCCGCGCCGAACTCGCCTCCCGCCAGGGCGAGTTGGACGAGCTGGAGGTGGAGATCCACGACTCGGTTGCCCAGCTCGCCGGGGCGATCCGCGAGGACGTCCGGGACAGCGCCAAGGACCTGCGCGAGGAGCTGTGGAACGCGGCGAAGACGGCCCCCCGCCCGGATCGCGCCGAGGGGGGCGGGGACCCGTGGTCCGGCCCCTGGGGTGACAAGGACTCCTGGCAGCGCGCCAAGGAGGAGTTCGCACAGTTCAAGCGGCAGGCCAAGGAGCAGGCCCAGCGGGCCAAGGAGCAGGAGAAGGCCGCCAAGGCCAAGACGAAGGCCGCCGAGGAGGAGGCCCGCCGGCTGCGCGAGCAGTCCAAGGCGGCCCGGACGGCGGCTCAGCAGGAGGCGCTGCGGATCAAGCGCCGGGTCGAGCAGCAGGTGCGCGAGCACGCGGCGAAGGGCGACTGGCCGACCGGCCTGGCCGAGGGCCTGTCGGAGCTGACCAAGGGCCTGGCCGGGCTGGCCGACGCGGCCCGCTGGGGCCAGCCCTCGGACGAGCCGGCGCCGGTCGAGCACGTCACGGTGACCCGGATCGACCTGGACAAGGAGGAGCCGGCCGCCGCCCCGGCCGACCTGCCGCCGTGGACGGCGACCGACCCGGCCGGGGACCCGGCCCGGGAGCTGGAGCGGCTGCTCGACCGCTTCCGTGACCAGGTCCGCGACGCGGCCCGGGACGGCGGGGTGTCGCCCGAACGGCTGGCCGAGGCCCGCTCGGTGCTGGGCACGGCCGGCGAGCGGCTCAAGCGGCTAATGGCCTGA
- a CDS encoding ABC transporter substrate-binding protein — protein sequence MHHRAHPRRPALAGIALAAAGALLLTGCNDDGQTAAKDPVQEVRGKLPKAQRSAGVLRIGMDVNYAPVEFHGPDGKPAGLDPEIAAALGKILDVRIEYVDTPFDKLVPGLQAKQFDMAMSAISDVRQRREGLDDAGKQVDPGVDFVDYFIAGTSIVVPKGNPKGIKTLDDLCGKTVSLQQGTTQDEIVTRQVAVCARTGRQLTARKFDSDAKALAEVASGAAAAGVNDFPVAAYAAKTADGGNRFEVTGAQSTSNPYGIAFRKSDTELRDAMAKAVDQLIRSGEYDKILAKWNVSAGAAQNAVVNGGI from the coding sequence ATGCACCACCGAGCCCACCCCCGTCGCCCGGCCCTCGCCGGCATCGCCCTGGCCGCCGCCGGAGCACTGCTGCTGACCGGCTGCAACGACGACGGGCAGACCGCCGCCAAGGACCCGGTCCAGGAGGTCCGCGGCAAGCTGCCGAAGGCCCAGCGCTCGGCGGGGGTGCTGCGGATCGGCATGGACGTCAACTACGCGCCGGTGGAGTTCCACGGCCCCGACGGCAAGCCGGCCGGCCTCGACCCGGAGATCGCCGCGGCGCTCGGGAAGATCCTCGACGTGCGGATCGAGTACGTCGACACCCCGTTCGACAAGCTGGTGCCCGGTCTGCAGGCCAAGCAGTTCGACATGGCGATGTCCGCGATCAGCGACGTCCGCCAGCGGCGCGAGGGCCTGGACGACGCCGGCAAGCAGGTCGACCCGGGCGTCGACTTCGTGGACTACTTCATCGCCGGCACCTCGATCGTCGTCCCGAAGGGCAACCCGAAGGGCATCAAGACCCTCGACGACCTGTGCGGCAAGACCGTCTCGCTCCAGCAGGGCACCACCCAGGACGAGATCGTCACCCGCCAGGTGGCCGTCTGTGCCCGAACCGGCCGTCAGTTGACCGCACGCAAGTTCGACAGCGACGCCAAGGCGCTCGCCGAGGTCGCCTCCGGCGCGGCCGCGGCCGGTGTGAACGACTTCCCGGTGGCCGCCTACGCGGCGAAGACGGCCGACGGCGGCAACCGGTTCGAAGTGACGGGCGCGCAGTCCACGTCCAACCCGTACGGGATCGCGTTCCGCAAGAGCGACACCGAGCTGCGGGACGCCATGGCGAAGGCGGTCGACCAGCTCATCCGCAGCGGCGAGTACGACAAGATCCTCGCGAAGTGGAACGTCAGTGCGGGCGCCGCCCAGAACGCGGTGGTCAACGGCGGCATCTGA
- a CDS encoding NAD(P)-dependent malic enzyme produces MAAEIIHSSTQDTDDPVDAVFALHRGGKMEIRATVPVRDADDLSLAYTPGVARVCTAIAEQPELVNDYTWKSNTVAVVTDGTAVLGLGDIGPEASLPVMEGKAILFKQFGGVDAVPIALACTEVDEIVETVVRLAPSFGGVNLEDISAPRCFEIERRLQDALDIPVFHDDQHGTAIVSTAALWNAAKVTGREIDSLRAVISGAGAAGIAIAKMLLAAGIGDVAVCDRKGVVYEGRDDLTDVKAEIAALTNRSGLKGTLADALAGADVFIGVSGGTVAEEVVATMAEGAFIFAMANPNPEIHPEVAHRYAAVVATGRSDFPNQINNVLAFPGIFAGALQVRASRITEGMKLAAAKALAGVVADELTPQKVIPSPFDERVAPAVAKAVAEAARAEGVARL; encoded by the coding sequence GTGGCAGCGGAGATCATCCACAGCAGCACCCAGGACACCGACGATCCGGTCGACGCCGTTTTCGCGCTCCACCGCGGCGGCAAGATGGAGATCCGGGCGACCGTTCCGGTGCGCGACGCGGACGACCTGTCCCTCGCCTACACCCCCGGTGTCGCACGGGTCTGCACGGCCATCGCCGAGCAGCCGGAACTGGTGAACGACTACACCTGGAAGTCCAACACGGTCGCCGTGGTCACCGACGGCACCGCGGTGCTCGGCCTCGGCGACATCGGCCCGGAGGCCTCGCTGCCCGTGATGGAGGGCAAGGCCATCCTGTTCAAGCAGTTCGGCGGGGTGGACGCGGTGCCGATCGCGCTCGCCTGCACCGAGGTCGACGAGATCGTCGAGACCGTGGTCCGGCTGGCGCCCTCCTTCGGCGGCGTCAACCTGGAGGACATCTCCGCCCCCCGCTGCTTCGAGATCGAGCGCCGGCTCCAGGACGCCCTGGACATCCCGGTCTTCCACGACGACCAGCACGGCACCGCGATCGTCAGCACCGCCGCCCTGTGGAACGCGGCCAAGGTGACCGGCCGTGAGATCGACTCGCTGCGGGCCGTCATCTCCGGCGCCGGCGCGGCCGGCATCGCCATCGCCAAGATGCTGCTCGCGGCCGGCATCGGCGACGTCGCAGTCTGCGACCGCAAGGGCGTGGTGTACGAGGGCCGCGACGACCTCACCGACGTCAAGGCCGAGATCGCGGCGCTGACCAACCGCTCCGGCCTCAAGGGCACGCTGGCCGACGCGCTGGCCGGCGCCGACGTCTTCATCGGCGTCTCCGGCGGCACCGTGGCGGAGGAGGTCGTCGCGACCATGGCCGAGGGCGCGTTCATCTTCGCGATGGCCAACCCCAACCCGGAGATCCACCCCGAGGTCGCGCACCGGTACGCGGCGGTCGTCGCCACCGGGCGCAGCGACTTCCCGAACCAGATCAACAACGTGCTGGCCTTCCCCGGCATCTTCGCCGGCGCCCTGCAGGTCCGCGCGAGCCGGATCACCGAGGGCATGAAGCTGGCCGCGGCCAAGGCGCTGGCCGGGGTCGTCGCCGACGAGCTGACGCCGCAGAAGGTCATCCCCTCGCCGTTCGACGAGCGCGTCGCCCCGGCAGTCGCCAAGGCGGTCGCCGAGGCCGCCCGCGCCGAGGGCGTGGCGCGGCTCTGA
- a CDS encoding ABC transporter substrate-binding protein, translating to MTARTQRTRLLAAGAVAASVSLILTGCGSSKSSTGGGASATASIKPVTADPALVAQVPADIKSAGKIVVASDASYAPNEFQDASGKIIGMDVDLANAIGQKLGLQVEVQNSQFTAIIPGIQANKFQLGMSSFTDNKEREATVDMVTYFLAGTSAAVKKGNPDKIDPNDLCGKKIAVQTGTTQADSIKDTITPNCTKAGKPGVPNDGDKFDLQTDVTTALVSGRDQVMLADSPVIDYAIKQTNGQLEQLGTVEGKAPYGVVLVKGSALTKPVQGAIQSLMDDGTYKQILEKWGVQAGAIDKSVINGATS from the coding sequence ATGACCGCCCGTACCCAGCGCACCCGGCTCCTGGCAGCCGGCGCGGTTGCCGCGTCCGTCTCCCTCATCCTGACCGGCTGCGGCAGCAGTAAGTCGTCGACCGGCGGGGGCGCGAGCGCCACCGCCAGCATCAAGCCGGTCACCGCCGATCCGGCCCTGGTCGCCCAGGTACCGGCCGACATCAAGTCCGCGGGCAAGATCGTCGTGGCGTCCGACGCCTCGTACGCGCCCAACGAGTTCCAGGACGCCTCCGGCAAGATCATCGGCATGGACGTCGACCTGGCCAACGCCATCGGCCAGAAGCTCGGCCTCCAGGTCGAGGTCCAGAACTCGCAGTTCACCGCGATCATCCCGGGCATCCAGGCCAACAAGTTCCAGCTGGGCATGAGCTCCTTCACCGACAACAAGGAGCGCGAGGCCACCGTCGACATGGTGACCTACTTCCTCGCGGGCACCAGCGCGGCGGTCAAGAAGGGCAACCCGGACAAGATCGACCCGAACGACCTGTGCGGCAAGAAGATCGCCGTCCAGACCGGCACCACCCAGGCCGACTCCATCAAGGACACCATCACCCCGAACTGCACCAAGGCCGGCAAGCCCGGTGTGCCCAACGACGGCGACAAGTTCGACCTGCAGACCGACGTGACCACGGCCCTGGTCTCCGGCCGCGACCAGGTCATGCTGGCCGACTCGCCGGTCATCGACTACGCGATCAAGCAGACCAACGGCCAGCTGGAGCAGCTCGGCACGGTCGAGGGCAAGGCCCCCTACGGCGTCGTCCTGGTCAAGGGCTCCGCGCTCACCAAGCCGGTCCAGGGCGCCATCCAGTCGCTGATGGACGACGGCACCTACAAGCAGATCCTGGAGAAGTGGGGCGTCCAGGCCGGCGCGATCGACAAGTCCGTGATCAACGGCGCCACCAGCTGA
- a CDS encoding amino acid ABC transporter ATP-binding protein, whose product MVKAEGVRKSFGLLEVLKGIDLEVRPQEVFCLIGPSGSGKSTFLRCINHLEKINGGLLSVDGELVGYRRKGDKIYELKDREVALKRRDIGMVFQRFNLFPHMTAIENITEAPVQVKGESKADARERGMALLERVGLADKSKSYPSQLSGGQQQRVAIARALAMKPKLMLFDEPTSALDPELVGEVLDVMRGLAEEGMTMIVVTHEMGFAREVGDALVFMDGGVVVESGNPRDVLTNPQHERTRAFLSKVL is encoded by the coding sequence ATGGTCAAGGCCGAGGGCGTGCGCAAGTCGTTCGGCCTGCTGGAGGTGCTCAAGGGCATCGACCTGGAGGTCAGGCCCCAGGAGGTGTTCTGCCTGATCGGCCCGTCCGGCTCCGGCAAGTCGACCTTCCTGCGGTGCATCAACCACCTGGAGAAGATCAACGGCGGGCTGCTGTCCGTCGACGGCGAGCTGGTGGGCTACCGCCGCAAGGGCGACAAGATCTACGAGCTCAAGGACCGCGAGGTCGCGCTCAAGCGGCGCGACATCGGCATGGTCTTCCAGCGCTTCAACCTGTTCCCGCACATGACGGCGATAGAGAACATCACCGAGGCGCCGGTGCAGGTCAAGGGCGAGTCCAAGGCCGACGCGCGGGAGCGCGGCATGGCCCTGCTGGAGCGCGTCGGCCTCGCCGACAAGTCGAAGAGCTACCCGTCCCAGCTCTCGGGCGGGCAGCAGCAGCGCGTGGCCATCGCCCGCGCGCTGGCCATGAAGCCCAAGCTGATGCTCTTCGACGAGCCCACCTCGGCGCTCGACCCGGAGCTGGTCGGCGAGGTGCTGGACGTCATGCGCGGCCTCGCCGAGGAGGGGATGACGATGATCGTCGTCACCCATGAGATGGGCTTCGCCCGTGAGGTCGGTGACGCACTGGTGTTCATGGACGGCGGTGTGGTCGTCGAGTCCGGCAACCCCCGCGACGTCCTCACCAACCCGCAGCACGAACGGACCCGGGCCTTTCTGTCCAAGGTCCTCTGA
- a CDS encoding CGNR zinc finger domain-containing protein, whose product MELASYADLAVRLVNTEEPERGTDTLTSVDAVRALFSESSRAAALADESDLPRLRAVRTRLRGVFEAAAEGDEVRGVDLLNSLLMEYPVSPLVSGHDYLDDAGRPRWHLHLADNSPTATAHFSAVACMGLAVHLTELGADRLGICQAAPCRNAYLDTSTNRSRRYCSDRCATRANVAAYRARKRQEAQGAALGTQA is encoded by the coding sequence GTGGAGCTCGCCTCGTATGCCGATCTCGCCGTTCGGCTGGTGAACACCGAGGAACCCGAGCGCGGCACCGACACGCTAACCTCGGTGGACGCGGTACGCGCCCTGTTCTCCGAGTCCTCGCGCGCCGCCGCCCTGGCCGACGAGTCCGACCTGCCCCGGCTGCGGGCGGTGCGGACCAGGCTGCGCGGGGTCTTCGAAGCCGCAGCCGAGGGCGACGAGGTCCGGGGTGTCGACCTGCTCAACAGCCTGCTGATGGAGTACCCGGTCAGCCCGCTGGTCTCCGGGCACGACTACCTGGACGACGCCGGCCGGCCGCGCTGGCACCTGCACCTGGCCGACAACTCGCCCACCGCCACCGCGCACTTCAGCGCCGTCGCCTGCATGGGCCTGGCCGTGCACCTCACCGAGCTCGGCGCCGACCGGCTCGGCATCTGCCAGGCCGCGCCCTGCCGCAACGCCTACCTCGACACCTCGACCAACCGCTCCCGGCGCTACTGCTCGGACCGCTGCGCCACCCGCGCCAACGTCGCCGCGTACCGGGCCCGCAAGCGCCAGGAGGCCCAGGGGGCGGCGCTCGGCACCCAGGCCTAG
- a CDS encoding zinc-binding dehydrogenase codes for MFAAYAARIDADDPLGALELGELPEPQARPGWSVVTVKAASLNHHDLWSLRGVGLPAEKLPMILGCDAAGVDEHGNEVVVHSVIGQTGHGVGPDEPRSILTERYQGTFAQRVAVPTWNLLPKPAELSFEEAACLPTAWLTAYRMLFTNAGVKPGDTVLVQGAGGGVATALIVLGKAAGLRVWVTGRDEAKRRRAVELGADAAFESGARLPSRVDAVMETVGAATWSHSVKSLRPGGTIVISGATSGPNPSATELNRIFFLELKVVGSTMGTKEELAGLLSLCATTGVRPVIDSVLPLTEAREGFARLAKGDVFGKIVLTP; via the coding sequence ATGTTTGCTGCCTACGCCGCCCGTATCGACGCCGACGACCCGCTCGGCGCACTGGAGTTGGGCGAACTCCCCGAGCCGCAGGCCCGCCCCGGGTGGAGCGTGGTCACCGTCAAGGCCGCCAGCCTCAACCATCACGACCTCTGGTCGCTGCGCGGGGTCGGCCTGCCCGCCGAGAAGCTGCCGATGATCCTCGGGTGCGACGCCGCCGGCGTCGACGAGCACGGCAACGAGGTGGTCGTCCACTCGGTGATCGGCCAGACCGGCCACGGGGTGGGGCCGGACGAGCCGCGGTCCATCCTCACCGAGCGCTACCAGGGCACCTTCGCCCAGCGGGTGGCCGTGCCGACCTGGAACCTGCTGCCCAAGCCGGCCGAGCTCAGCTTCGAGGAGGCCGCCTGCCTGCCCACGGCCTGGCTGACGGCTTATCGGATGCTGTTCACCAACGCCGGGGTCAAGCCCGGCGACACCGTCCTGGTGCAGGGCGCGGGCGGCGGGGTGGCGACCGCGCTGATCGTCCTCGGCAAGGCGGCCGGCCTGCGGGTCTGGGTCACCGGCCGGGACGAGGCCAAGCGCCGGCGGGCCGTCGAGCTCGGCGCCGACGCGGCCTTCGAGAGCGGCGCCCGGCTGCCCTCGCGGGTGGACGCGGTGATGGAGACGGTCGGCGCGGCCACCTGGTCGCACTCGGTGAAGTCGCTGCGTCCGGGCGGCACCATCGTCATCTCCGGTGCCACCTCCGGCCCCAACCCGAGCGCCACCGAGCTGAACCGGATCTTCTTCCTGGAGCTCAAGGTGGTCGGCTCGACCATGGGCACCAAGGAGGAACTGGCCGGGCTGCTCTCGCTCTGCGCGACCACCGGGGTCCGGCCGGTGATCGACTCGGTGCTGCCGCTCACCGAGGCCCGCGAGGGCTTCGCGCGGCTCGCCAAGGGCGACGTCTTCGGCAAGATCGTCCTCACCCCCTGA
- a CDS encoding DUF4097 family beta strand repeat-containing protein: MNQWTVDGPDRITIDEAVRTLNVRIIDGTVNVVAADGPARLEVTELRGEPLHVTLVDGVLTVTYKDVSSWGEVGEWIKSATSVKAFFGSLKEKRVAGVTLTVPAATEVKVGTVSADATVSGFSGHVSVHSASGDATLVGLTGRTDANTVSGDVDAQSVAGQLRVNTVSGQLTVVAGTADRVQANSVTGAVTLDLDGPTTADIKVSTVSGPVAVRLPSLADAKVDAGSTSGDISSTFDQLKLGGSWGAKRLSGQLGEGQGNLAVTTVSGAVTVLRRPDPEDDAPAVVRELPAGPDLTKPTGPDLTKEA, translated from the coding sequence ATGAACCAGTGGACGGTCGACGGACCCGACAGGATCACCATCGACGAGGCGGTGCGCACGCTCAACGTGCGGATCATCGACGGCACGGTGAACGTGGTGGCGGCCGACGGCCCCGCCCGCCTGGAGGTCACCGAGCTCAGGGGCGAGCCGCTGCACGTGACCCTGGTGGACGGTGTCCTGACGGTCACCTACAAGGACGTCAGCAGCTGGGGCGAGGTCGGTGAGTGGATCAAGTCGGCCACCTCGGTCAAGGCCTTCTTCGGCTCGCTCAAGGAGAAGCGCGTCGCCGGGGTCACCCTGACGGTGCCGGCCGCCACCGAGGTCAAGGTGGGCACCGTCTCGGCCGACGCCACCGTCTCCGGCTTCTCCGGGCACGTCTCGGTGCACAGCGCCAGCGGCGACGCCACCCTGGTCGGCCTGACCGGCCGCACCGACGCCAACACCGTCTCCGGCGACGTCGACGCCCAGTCGGTGGCCGGGCAGCTCCGGGTGAACACCGTCTCCGGGCAGCTCACCGTTGTCGCCGGCACCGCCGACCGGGTCCAGGCCAACTCGGTCACCGGCGCGGTCACCCTGGACCTCGACGGCCCGACGACGGCCGACATCAAGGTGAGCACGGTCAGCGGCCCGGTCGCCGTCCGGCTCCCCTCGCTGGCCGATGCCAAGGTCGACGCCGGCTCCACCAGCGGCGACATCTCCAGCACCTTCGACCAGCTCAAGCTGGGCGGCAGCTGGGGCGCCAAGCGGCTGTCCGGCCAGCTGGGCGAGGGCCAGGGCAACCTCGCGGTGACCACCGTCTCCGGCGCCGTCACCGTGCTGCGCCGCCCGGACCCGGAGGACGACGCGCCGGCGGTGGTCCGGGAGCTCCCGGCCGGCCCGGACCTCACCAAGCCGACCGGGCCCGACCTCACCAAGGAGGCGTGA
- a CDS encoding amino acid ABC transporter permease: protein MNDSDQGKAHPGRPETFKAVPVRHPGRWAGAIVVAVLAAMMLHALIFNPAFQWDVVNTYLFDSSILHGLGVTLELTALSMLMGVAGGIILAVMRLSPNPLLSATAWFYIWVFRGTPVLVQLVFWNFMGALWGTLSIGIPFGPEFWSEKTNTLIPVFTAALLGLGLNEAAYMAEIVRGGIQSVDEGQTEAAHALGMSRFATMRRIVLPQAMRVIIPPTGNETISMLKTTSLVSVIALEELFRAGQNIYSRTFQTIPLLITVSLWYLFLTSVLTIGQYYVERYYARGTSRMLPPTPLQRLRGLFAGRPVPKADHDVVPGIEGGGHV from the coding sequence GTGAACGATTCCGATCAGGGGAAGGCGCACCCGGGACGGCCTGAGACCTTCAAGGCCGTCCCGGTCCGCCACCCCGGCCGCTGGGCCGGAGCCATCGTCGTCGCGGTCCTCGCGGCCATGATGCTCCACGCCCTGATCTTCAATCCCGCCTTCCAGTGGGACGTCGTCAACACCTACCTCTTCGACTCGAGCATCCTGCACGGCCTGGGCGTCACCCTGGAGCTCACGGCGCTGTCCATGCTGATGGGCGTGGCGGGCGGCATCATCCTCGCGGTGATGCGGCTGTCGCCGAACCCGCTGCTGTCCGCCACCGCCTGGTTCTACATCTGGGTCTTCCGCGGCACCCCGGTGCTGGTCCAGCTGGTCTTCTGGAACTTCATGGGCGCGCTGTGGGGCACGCTGTCGATCGGCATCCCGTTCGGCCCCGAGTTCTGGTCCGAGAAGACCAACACACTGATCCCGGTCTTCACCGCCGCACTGCTCGGCCTCGGCCTCAACGAGGCCGCGTACATGGCGGAGATCGTCCGCGGCGGCATCCAGTCGGTGGACGAGGGGCAGACCGAGGCGGCCCACGCGCTCGGCATGAGCCGGTTCGCGACCATGCGCCGGATCGTCCTGCCCCAGGCCATGCGGGTGATCATCCCGCCGACCGGCAACGAGACCATCTCCATGCTCAAGACCACCTCGCTGGTCAGCGTCATCGCGCTGGAGGAGCTCTTCCGCGCCGGGCAGAACATCTACTCGCGCACCTTCCAGACCATCCCGCTGCTGATCACCGTCAGCCTCTGGTACCTCTTCCTGACCTCCGTGCTGACCATCGGGCAGTACTACGTCGAGCGGTACTACGCTCGGGGTACGAGCAGGATGCTTCCGCCGACCCCGCTCCAGCGGCTGCGCGGACTGTTCGCCGGCCGGCCCGTGCCGAAGGCCGACCACGACGTGGTTCCGGGGATCGAGGGAGGTGGTCACGTATGA